A genomic window from Parvularcula sp. LCG005 includes:
- a CDS encoding restriction endonuclease — protein MPNYDFHQLSPLDLERLARDLLQQEWSVRLESFKSGRDKGIDLRYASGPEKLVVQVKHYLRTGIAGLIRDLKKEDVKVRKLKPSRYAVVTSVPLSQEDKNKIIAAVPSAPLEVSDIYGQEDLNNFLGRYPDIEKAHPKLWLTSQAILERVLNNAEVTRSEFEVQKIHQQIRRYAQTEALREAEKRLADESVVMIAGPPGIGKTTLANMLIYEHLSQGWQAIVIDRDINEGAKLFKKDVNQIFYFDDFVGATLIGEGITANDKALLSFIAMVRVNPSSRLILTTREHLYEQAKTRSERLRHANLDADRIVLRLHDYTIRQRAQILYNHIYFSDLPKEHVSALLDHGFYRNIIHHDKFNPRVIEWMATRQRIINVPAEEYCNFVSQLLQDPIEIWRHAYEEELSKHAQTLLLILWSSEGRIAIQILERAFMKFHANRVKKYGYRSSPHNFNRALKELSGSFITPQGKVAVGVIDPSVLDLLSAVLSEAPDNASDILLSTYSFSQIARLLNFARQDSSGRVLQAIKDSASEAAPLIHQLMCAPRRVDYPNGTSTWAESSYPERLSIIISLAQQTCTPEYERLVEPMVEAVLSEPLDEGSDINGLVDVIVKIKPRDSEQHFPLREKLRARVFEIVKNGCCSDELHQATRLLEETPAKAEIQSLKSGFEAYRADYFYDERTNCQTSDDFDVLISDLNSIGKILDINTACMIRDVEDERQKFEEQQEQYADATYDQYKEQWREERHENESIADMFESLKSDN, from the coding sequence ATGCCAAATTATGATTTTCATCAACTTTCGCCGCTGGATTTAGAACGACTTGCACGAGACCTGCTGCAACAAGAATGGTCTGTACGCCTCGAAAGCTTTAAGAGCGGACGCGATAAAGGTATCGATCTCAGATATGCCAGCGGCCCTGAAAAGCTTGTCGTTCAAGTTAAGCACTATTTGCGCACCGGCATTGCTGGCCTTATTCGCGACCTCAAAAAAGAAGATGTGAAGGTCAGAAAACTAAAGCCGTCCAGATATGCAGTTGTAACCTCCGTTCCCCTCTCCCAAGAAGACAAAAATAAAATAATAGCGGCTGTCCCGTCTGCGCCGTTGGAGGTCAGCGATATTTATGGCCAAGAAGATTTGAACAATTTTCTTGGACGCTACCCTGATATAGAAAAAGCACATCCTAAACTTTGGCTCACAAGCCAAGCAATTTTAGAGCGCGTTCTTAACAACGCAGAAGTTACGCGCAGCGAATTTGAAGTTCAGAAAATTCACCAGCAAATCAGACGTTATGCGCAAACCGAAGCGTTGCGGGAAGCGGAAAAGCGATTGGCGGACGAAAGCGTTGTAATGATTGCCGGGCCGCCGGGCATCGGCAAGACCACCCTCGCAAATATGCTGATTTACGAACATCTTTCCCAAGGCTGGCAAGCGATTGTTATAGATCGTGACATCAATGAGGGCGCTAAGCTTTTCAAAAAAGACGTCAATCAGATTTTTTATTTCGACGATTTTGTCGGCGCAACATTGATCGGCGAAGGTATCACCGCGAACGATAAAGCGCTTCTATCGTTTATTGCGATGGTTCGTGTCAATCCAAGTTCTCGCTTGATACTAACCACACGTGAGCATCTATATGAACAGGCAAAAACGCGGTCAGAGCGCCTTCGGCACGCTAACCTTGATGCAGATAGAATTGTTTTGCGGCTGCATGATTATACTATCCGCCAACGCGCACAAATCCTCTACAACCATATCTATTTTAGTGATTTGCCTAAAGAGCATGTGTCGGCCCTACTGGACCATGGCTTCTATCGAAACATCATCCACCATGACAAATTCAATCCGCGTGTCATTGAATGGATGGCTACGCGCCAGAGGATTATCAATGTGCCCGCAGAGGAGTACTGCAACTTTGTGAGTCAGCTTCTCCAAGACCCTATTGAAATCTGGCGCCATGCGTACGAAGAAGAGCTTAGCAAGCACGCCCAGACTTTGTTGTTAATTTTGTGGAGCTCTGAAGGGCGGATCGCCATTCAAATTCTTGAGCGGGCTTTCATGAAGTTTCACGCCAATAGAGTAAAGAAATACGGCTATAGATCTTCACCGCACAATTTTAATCGCGCTCTAAAAGAATTGAGCGGCAGTTTCATCACCCCGCAGGGCAAGGTTGCCGTGGGCGTAATTGACCCGTCCGTACTCGACCTTTTAAGTGCCGTATTGTCCGAAGCGCCGGATAATGCTTCCGACATATTGTTGAGCACCTATTCCTTTTCGCAAATCGCCAGACTGTTGAACTTTGCCCGGCAAGATTCTTCTGGCAGGGTCTTGCAAGCTATAAAGGATAGTGCGAGCGAAGCCGCGCCTCTCATTCATCAATTGATGTGCGCTCCGAGGCGGGTAGATTACCCAAATGGAACATCGACCTGGGCGGAGTCAAGTTATCCAGAGCGTCTTTCCATTATCATAAGTCTTGCTCAACAAACCTGCACTCCTGAGTATGAAAGATTGGTCGAACCTATGGTTGAGGCCGTTTTGTCTGAGCCGCTTGATGAAGGCTCGGACATTAATGGTCTTGTGGACGTTATCGTAAAAATTAAGCCTCGCGACTCCGAACAGCACTTCCCATTACGAGAAAAGTTGCGCGCACGTGTCTTTGAAATTGTAAAGAATGGCTGTTGTTCCGATGAGCTGCATCAGGCCACACGTTTGCTTGAGGAGACGCCTGCTAAAGCTGAAATTCAATCGCTAAAATCCGGCTTCGAGGCATATCGCGCTGACTATTTCTATGATGAACGCACTAACTGCCAAACGAGTGACGATTTTGATGTCCTGATTTCTGATCTCAACAGCATCGGTAAAATTTTGGACATCAACACAGCGTGTATGATTAGGGATGTGGAAGACGAACGTCAAAAATTTGAGGAACAGCAAGAACAATATGCCGACGCGACCTACGACCAATACAAAGAACAATGGCGTGAAGAGCGCCATGAAAACGAAAGCATCGCAGATATGTTTGAAAGTTTGAAATCTGACAATTAA
- a CDS encoding plasmid mobilization protein translates to MSGGQVAKFNKAAKPKKKRPAPISLRVTEEERALLKDRAGRRSVNAYIRQKVFGDAASPRRSYRRPQTDDAAISQALAVLGQSHLASNLNQIAKAANTGTLPVTADLTSELQAACADIRHMRNALIAALGLTSKG, encoded by the coding sequence ATGAGCGGCGGGCAAGTAGCCAAATTCAACAAAGCCGCCAAACCGAAGAAAAAACGTCCCGCGCCCATCTCCTTGCGAGTGACGGAAGAAGAGCGAGCCCTTCTCAAGGATCGGGCCGGAAGGCGCTCGGTAAATGCCTATATCCGGCAAAAGGTCTTCGGTGACGCGGCTTCGCCTCGGCGCAGCTATCGCAGGCCTCAAACCGACGATGCGGCCATTTCCCAGGCGCTTGCCGTACTCGGGCAATCGCACCTCGCCTCGAACCTTAATCAGATCGCCAAGGCGGCAAATACTGGCACCCTGCCGGTGACAGCCGATCTGACGTCAGAACTCCAAGCGGCCTGCGCAGATATCCGGCATATGCGGAATGCGCTGATCGCTGCTCTCGGCCTCACGTCCAAGGGGTAG
- a CDS encoding relaxase/mobilization nuclease domain-containing protein, translated as MILVGNQRGGAQNLALHLLSPENEHVYVHEISGFASDTLQGAFNEAYAISRGTRCQQFLFSLSLNPPEDAEVSEEEFYSAISKVEEKLGLIGQPRAIVFHEKEGRRHCHAVWSRIDSQAMKAIPLSFSKSKMQEVSRELYLEHGWKMPRGLAQHGQSDPRNFTLAEWQQARRMGRNARDLKDTLQDAWAISDSRAGFEAALQERGFKLARGDRRGFVAVPYDGEVLSLSRYLGVTKKDMESRLGSPKELPSVDETKRQMAQEMTPVMRGYLRQADEQHQRLMEPHLRKKAEMTHRHRKERVTLDQKLNTQAELDARVRAARLSKGWRGLWQRVSGKRDKIIAENLREAEAAKQRDSQERHALMKNQLQQRRMLQEPIKWERQRHTKEKTEIHRELARYRQEGRDPPSREQVLKQEVRLQTDAFTERTDRKAEFRARRREPKRDGPSRHRPRGPSLSR; from the coding sequence ATGATCCTGGTTGGTAATCAACGCGGCGGGGCCCAAAACCTCGCTCTGCATCTCCTGTCCCCGGAAAACGAGCACGTTTATGTGCATGAGATTTCAGGCTTTGCGTCGGACACGCTGCAGGGTGCTTTCAACGAAGCCTATGCGATCTCTCGCGGCACAAGGTGCCAGCAGTTCCTCTTCTCCCTGTCGCTGAACCCGCCCGAAGATGCCGAGGTCAGCGAGGAAGAGTTTTATAGCGCTATTAGCAAGGTTGAAGAAAAGCTCGGCCTGATAGGCCAGCCGCGCGCCATCGTCTTTCATGAAAAGGAAGGCCGGCGACATTGCCACGCTGTGTGGTCTCGGATCGATTCCCAGGCAATGAAAGCCATTCCGCTTTCCTTCTCGAAGAGCAAAATGCAGGAGGTCTCACGGGAGCTGTATCTGGAGCATGGATGGAAGATGCCACGGGGGCTTGCTCAGCACGGCCAATCCGACCCCCGCAACTTTACACTGGCCGAATGGCAGCAGGCCAGGCGGATGGGTCGCAACGCGCGGGATCTCAAGGACACACTGCAGGATGCTTGGGCCATCTCGGATAGCCGTGCCGGGTTTGAAGCGGCGCTACAGGAACGGGGCTTCAAACTGGCGCGTGGGGATCGGCGAGGATTTGTTGCCGTGCCCTACGACGGAGAAGTGCTCTCGCTGTCACGGTATCTCGGCGTGACAAAAAAGGACATGGAGTCCCGTCTGGGTTCTCCAAAAGAATTGCCCTCTGTCGATGAGACAAAGCGCCAGATGGCGCAGGAAATGACCCCGGTCATGCGCGGCTATCTGCGGCAGGCCGATGAACAGCATCAGCGGCTGATGGAGCCGCACCTCCGCAAAAAGGCTGAGATGACTCATCGGCACCGCAAGGAACGCGTGACGCTCGATCAGAAGCTGAACACGCAGGCGGAATTGGATGCGCGTGTCAGAGCCGCGCGCCTATCAAAAGGCTGGCGCGGCCTCTGGCAGCGGGTGAGCGGGAAGCGAGATAAGATCATCGCGGAGAATTTGCGCGAGGCGGAAGCCGCCAAGCAGCGCGATAGCCAAGAACGCCACGCCCTCATGAAGAACCAGCTTCAGCAACGGCGGATGCTGCAAGAGCCGATCAAATGGGAACGCCAGCGGCACACCAAAGAAAAGACGGAGATTCACCGCGAGTTGGCGCGTTATCGCCAAGAAGGCCGCGATCCGCCGTCCCGCGAACAGGTTCTGAAGCAAGAGGTCCGTTTACAGACGGATGCCTTCACTGAACGCACAGACAGAAAAGCAGAGTTTCGCGCCCGCCGCCGCGAACCCAAGCGGGATGGCCCTTCAAGACATAGGCCGCGTGGTCCGTCCCTTTCTCGTTAG
- a CDS encoding ATP-binding protein, translated as MAGDKNYNKEFVHLARIALSGRQQDVQLFLQRIAKRAADSELSSALVELLRKQPTRSSPLRRTAEAALPVDTDSRFQLLRIEEHPDLPHEPVYTEVVSKTLGRIVDERKHLSSLLEAQLEPTKTILFTGPPGVGKTLAARWMAREMGRPLLILDLSAVMSSYLGRTGANLRHVLDYAKSIDCILLLDELDAIAKRRDDSGEIGELKRLVTVLLQQLDDWPSSGVLVAATNHAELLDPAVWRRFDEIVEFDLPHREAAKVFIQSIIKNTSSKIDDWADILSIALEDCSYSDIERKINGVRRAAAINGKNLDDHFPSLLRLDEKTKQDKIDVAVQLVSSGLVTQRRAHELTGVARDTIRERLKGIENSG; from the coding sequence ATGGCAGGTGATAAGAATTATAACAAAGAATTTGTCCATCTGGCGCGGATAGCACTCTCCGGTCGCCAGCAAGACGTTCAGCTTTTTTTGCAGCGCATTGCAAAGCGCGCAGCTGATTCAGAGCTTTCGTCGGCGCTGGTCGAACTGCTCAGAAAACAGCCCACTCGCTCATCGCCCCTTCGCCGGACTGCAGAGGCCGCTCTGCCCGTAGACACAGACTCAAGATTTCAACTTTTGCGCATTGAGGAGCATCCCGATCTACCACACGAGCCAGTTTATACTGAGGTTGTAAGTAAAACGCTTGGCCGCATCGTAGATGAGCGAAAACATTTGTCATCTTTGTTGGAGGCCCAACTTGAGCCTACGAAGACTATTTTATTCACAGGTCCGCCCGGGGTCGGAAAAACGTTAGCCGCGCGTTGGATGGCGCGCGAAATGGGACGGCCACTTCTTATTCTTGATCTTTCGGCTGTCATGAGTAGCTACTTGGGGCGAACAGGCGCGAATCTTCGTCATGTTTTGGATTATGCAAAGTCGATTGATTGTATTCTCTTATTGGATGAGCTGGACGCAATTGCGAAAAGACGAGACGACTCTGGTGAAATTGGCGAGTTAAAAAGGTTGGTAACCGTTCTCTTGCAGCAGCTCGACGACTGGCCGTCTTCAGGGGTGCTCGTGGCGGCAACAAACCACGCAGAATTGCTAGATCCGGCCGTTTGGCGGCGCTTTGACGAGATAGTCGAATTTGACCTGCCACATCGCGAAGCTGCAAAAGTATTTATACAAAGCATTATCAAGAACACGTCTTCGAAAATTGATGATTGGGCCGACATCTTGTCCATTGCCCTCGAAGATTGTTCGTATAGCGACATTGAACGTAAAATAAACGGCGTGCGGCGTGCGGCAGCTATTAACGGAAAGAATCTTGACGATCATTTCCCTTCACTTCTGCGCCTCGATGAAAAAACAAAACAAGACAAAATAGATGTCGCTGTACAATTGGTTTCATCGGGCCTTGTTACGCAACGACGGGCACACGAGTTGACTGGGGTGGCGCGGGATACAATCCGAGAACGTTTAAAGGGTATCGAGAATTCAGGATAA